The following are encoded in a window of Ogataea parapolymorpha DL-1 chromosome VII, whole genome shotgun sequence genomic DNA:
- a CDS encoding putative membrane protein — translation MDVSNLPARWNNLPGDTQQDIINYLKVKQEFGWTYLTRDEKRAIYYISYGEWGPRDAKSMGIPDLVFKIMSSSILFGVVGFTLINYARDQTNEE, via the coding sequence ATGGACGTGAGCAATTTGCCAGCCCGATGGAATAACCTCCCCGGAGACACACAACAAGACATCATCAACTATCTGAAGGTAAAACAAGAGTTTGGATGGACATACCTCACGCGAGACGAGAAACGAGCCATATACTACATCAGTTATGGTGAATGGGGCCCTCGTGATGCAAAAAGCATGGGAATTCCCGACCTAGTGTTCAAGATCATGTCCAGTTCCATTCTGTTTGGAGTTGTTGGCTTCACGCTGATCAACTACGCACGCGATCAAACTAATGAGGAATGA
- a CDS encoding Beta-glucan synthesis-associated protein KRE6, with protein sequence MAARNLTSRSPHMESNSSGGSSTDPFNQEYEPQSYDESSSNSNGSKSPEEGKQFLEYNNSYRDSTSSIVNPFGSNNNLNTQPLDYDRYPQGLTGSRAVSMGSTGSQLEGVRANRYSDGSSQLSEKSSNPFLVDTDFSPFGGYPASSFPLHIDEKEEDDYLHNPDPIADAEYDKHRFRNDLKSMDKRSLSALIGCILLALGALCLFVVWPALTFTGVTDHLDSKPYHDTYVLLTDYVYPQLSAIRTSLVDEDTPESAKTRTAKDGSLWKLVFSDEFAAEGRTFYDGDDQFWYAPDFHYDATKDLEWYDPDAVTTKNGTLQLRMDAYKNHNLFYRSGMLHSWNRMCFTQGVMEVSAKFPNYGNVSGLWPGMWSLGNLARPGYQATSEGVWPFSYEACDAGITANQSSSDGISYLAGQKLNSCTCDGEDHPNQGTGRGAPEIDIIEGEVDTGIRNGVASQSFQTAPMDIWYMPDYNFIEIHNASITTVNTYCGGPFQQAVSTTTTLNTAWYELGEGTRYFQKYAYEYLNDNDSGYIRWFVGDNPTATLHAYALAPNGNIDWRRISKEPMSMILNFGISNNWAYIDWPSIDFPAVMEIDYVRIYQPNDSVSLTCDPQDYPTYDYIKSHPTAYENWNHTTWKSAGYSFPKNKLTGC encoded by the coding sequence ATGGCGGCCCGTAACCTGACCTCCAGGTCCCCGCACATGGAGTCGAACTCCAGTGGGGGTTCCAGCACTGATCCGTTTAACCAGGAATACGAGCCACAGAGTTACGATGAGTCCTCATCCAATTCCAACGGTTCCAAATCACCAGAGGAAGGTAAGCAGTTCCTTGAGTATAACAACAGCTATCGCGACTCGACCTCATCCATAGTAAATCCATTTGGgtccaacaacaacctgAACACACAGCCTCTTGACTATGACAGATATCCACAAGGATTAACTGGCTCTCGTGCTGTTTCCATGGGCTCCACTGGCTCCCAACTAGAAGGTGTCCGTGCAAACCGTTACAGTGACGGTTCCTCGCAGCTGTCAGAGAAGTCTTCGAATCcatttttggtggacacAGATTTCTCTCCGTTTGGAGGGTATCCGGCCTCCTCTTTTCCCCTGCACATAGacgagaaagaggaagatgatTATTTACATAACCCAGATCCTATCGCCGATGCAGAGTATGACAAGCACAGATTCAGGAATGATTTGAAAAGCATGGACAAGCGTTCTTTGAGTGCTCTTATAGGATGCATTCTCCTGGCTCTTGGCGCATTGTGTTTATTTGTTGTCTGGCCAGCTCTGACTTTCACAGGTGTTACAGACCACTTGGACTCTAAACCATACCATGACACGTATGTGCTTTTGACCGATTACGTTTATCCACAACTTAGTGCAATCAGAACCTCTTTAGTCGATGAAGACACCCCGGAAAGTGCGAAAACGAGAACGGCAAAGGATGGCAGTTTGTGGAAGCTGGTGTTCAGTGATGAGTTTGCTGCAGAGGGTCGTACGTTCTACGATGGTGATGACCAATTTTGGTATGCTCCGGACTTCCATTATGATGCTACGAAGGATCTTGAATGGTATGACCCAGATGCGGTCACTACCAAAAACGGAACTCTCCAGCTTCGTATGGACGCTTACAAGAACCACAACTTGTTTTACAGATCGGGTATGTTGCATTCCTGGAACAGGATGTGTTTCACGCAAGGTGTTATGGAGGTCTCTGCAAAATTCCCCAATTATGGTAACGTTTCTGGTCTGTGGCCTGGTATGTGGTCTTTGGGAAATCTAGCTCGTCCTGGATACCAAGCAACAAGTGAAGGCGTGTGGCCTTTCTCCTACGAGGCATGCGATGCTGGAATTACTGCTAATCAATCTTCCTCAGATGGAATTTCTTATCTTGCAGGTCAGAAGTTGAACAGTTGTACCTGTGATGGAGAAGACCACCCTAACCAGGGAACAGGCAGAGGAGCTCCTGAAATCGATATCATTGAAGGCGAAGTTGACACTGGTATTCGTAACGGTGTGGCATCTCAATCGTTCCAGACCGCTCCTATGGATATTTGGTACATGCCAGATTACAATTTCATCGAAATCCACAATGCTTCGATTACTACTGTTAACACCTATTGCGGTGGTCCGTTCCAACAGGCCGTGTCCACAACCACCACATTAAATACCGCTTGGTACGAGCTGGGTGAAGGAACAAGATACTTCCAGAAGTACGCATATGAGTACCTCAATGACAACGACAGTGGATACATCAGATGGTTTGTTGGTGACAACCCAACTGCTACCCTTCACGCATATGCTCTTGCTCCAAACGGTAATATTGATTGGAGACGAATTTCTAAGGAGCCGATGTCTATGATTTTGAACTTTGGTATTTCGAACAATTGGGCTTACATCGATTGGCCTTCGATTGATTTCCCTGCAGTTATGGAGATTGACTACGTGAGAATCTACCAACCTAATGACTCTGTGAGTCTCACTTGCGATCCCCAAGATTATCCAACTTACGACTACATCAAAAGCCACCCCACCGCATATGAAAATTGGAACCACACAACTTGGAAGAGTGCTGGTTActcttttccaaagaaCAAACTCACTGGCTGTTAA
- a CDS encoding 2-methoxy-6-polyprenyl-1,4-benzoquinol methylase, mitochondrial — MTGIWRANLRLVNTLSRNFGTSSTCLKESMTHFGFKTVPQEQKEQLVKGVFSSVASNYDIMNDVMSMGIHRLWKKHLIEKLDCGMRPNSSEPLHFLDVAGGTGDIAFGLLDHARLKYGDNKSTMVVADINPDMLKEGAKRCLSTPYANSPRIQFLEQNGEKMDAIEDNSKDVYTIAFGIRNFTDIQAGLKTAYRVLKPGGIFACLEFSQVDNQMLDYIYQAYSFSLLPLMGQLIANDRDSYQYLVESIRKFPNQETFANMIREAGFYVPGKGYENLTFGVAAIHIGVKL, encoded by the coding sequence ATGACGGGAATTTGGAGAGCCAATTTGCGTCTTGTCAATActctttccagaaacttTGGCACCAGTAGCACATGCTTGAAAGAGAGTATGACTCACTTCGGGTTTAAGACTGTTCCGCAAGAGCAAaaggagcagcttgtcAAAGGTGTGTTTTCTTCCGTTGCGTCGAACTACGACATCATGAATGATGTGATGTCAATGGGAATACACAGGTTATGGAAAAAGCATCTGATTGAGAAATTGGACTGTGGAATGAGACCAAACTCGTCAGAGCCGCTTCATTTCTTGGATGTCGCGGGAGGCACAGGAGATATTGCTTTTGGACTACTTGACCATGCAAGACTCAAGTATGGCGACAACAAGTCTACTATGGTAGTTGCCGACATCAACCCCGACATGCTCAAGGAAGGTGCCAAGAGATGTCTCTCCACACCATATGCGAACTCTCCAAGAATTCAGTTTTTAGAACAGAATGGTGAAAAAATGGACGCCATAGAGGACAATTCCAAAGATGTGTACACTATTGCGTTTGGAATCCGGAATTTCACAGATATCCAGGCGGGCTTGAAAACGGCATACAGAGTGTTGAAGCCGGGCGGAATTTTTGCATGTTTGGAATTTTCGCAAGTGGATAACCAAATGCTTGATTACATTTACCAGGCATACTCGTTTTCACTGCTACCACTGATGGGTCAATTAATTGCCAACGATAGAGACTCGTACCAATACTTGGTCGAGAGTATTCGCAAATTTCCTAACCAGGAAACTTTCGCTAATATGATTAGAGAGGCCGGCTTCTACGTCCCAGGCAAGGGCTACGAAAATCTCACCTTCGGCGTGGCTGCTATTCACATCGGAGTCAAGTtgtaa
- a CDS encoding putative membrane protein translates to MDNLDYNQFSINIVGACMVMGLYVTLPVLGYLSDSHGPVLLAMISLILCPGYFLASAAYEYRLNYSWMCLAFFLIGCGTSSAYFCSLLTCAKIYPERKGLSISLPVTFYGLSSLVLANLFKLPVFKTTTGEVDILKVFTTLALLYLLLGIFNWISSIIVTIEKEVVYQKIQGESEQREEDIENDESTPLLNSQLLEPETQGTKFRQFLSSPSTKLLYIALFFLAGPLEIFVTNLGSLTAMVGDLSKKDVATQVNYFSMFSTITRLLMGAATDLLGTVKSTTLLLVSGIAVATLSFFLIAIDYSHFSVITSLVGIGYGSAFTLFPTLIATVWGVEILGSTWGLFLSAPAFGSLVFGMFYAFEFDKYCDISISSWNVYCLTFPFVLFAAGFALSGVLVYLCWRLYWHTSHLTLENN, encoded by the coding sequence ATGGACAATCTAGATTACAACCAGTTCAGCATAAACATTGTGGGAGCGTGCATGGTAATGGGGCTCTATGTGACTCTACCAGTTTTGGGATATCTCAGTGACTCCCATGGACCTGTTCTGTTAGCTATGATCAGTTTGATTCTTTGTCCTGGATATTTTTTAGCTTCTGCAGCTTATGAGTACCGATTAAATTACTCATGGATGTGTCTAGCATTTTTCCTGATCGGATGCGGAACTTCGTCAGCGTACTTCTGCTCGCTGCTTACCTGCGCGAAAATCTATCCTGAACGAAAAGGCCTTAGCATATCGTTACCTGTGACATTTTATGGACTTTCTTCACTTGTTCTGGCAAATTTGTTTAAACTGCCGGTGTTCAAAACGACTACAGGAGAAGTGGACATTCTCAAAGTATTCACAACATTGGCATTATTGTACTTGCTTTTGGGCATTTTCAATTGGATCTCTTCGATTATAGTCACCATAGAAAAAGAAGTCGTCTATCAGAAAATTCAAGGAGAATCCGAGCAGCGCGAAGAAGACATAGAAAATGATGAAAGCACACCGTTACTTAATAGTCAACTTCTGGAACCTGAGACACAGGGAACCAAGTTCAGACAGTTCTTGTCTAGCCCCTCCACAAAGCTTCTCTACATTGCGCTCTTCTTCCTAGCAGGACCATTGGAAATATTTGTTACAAACTTGGGATCACTCACTGCAATGGTTGGTGATCTTTCCAAAAAGGATGTTGCTACGCAAGTAAACTACTTCAGTATGTTTTCGACCATAACGAGACTTTTAATGGGTGCCGCAACCGACTTGCTGGGGACGGTCAAATCCACCACGCTATTACTGGTGTCCGGCATTGCTGTGGCTACGCTTtcatttttcttgattgCAATAGATTACAGTCACTTTTCCGTGATTACGAGTCTTGTTGGCATTGGATATGGGTCTGCATTCACCCTATTCCCAACTCTTATTGCCACTGTGTGGGGAGTTGAAATTCTTGGGTCTACTTGGGGTTTATTCTTAAGTGCCCCAGCGTTTGGATCACTGGTGTTCGGTATGTTCTATGCTTTCGAATTTGACAAGTATTGCGACATCAGTATTTCCAGCTGGAACGTATACTGCCTGACGTTTCCCTTTGTCTTGTTTGCTGCAGGATTTGCCCTGAGTGGTGTTCTCGTGTACCTCTGCTGGAGACTATACTGGCACACCTCGCACCTCACACtagaaaataattaa